In the Channa argus isolate prfri chromosome 6, Channa argus male v1.0, whole genome shotgun sequence genome, TCCTGTGTCATTTTGTTCAGCCTGGCCTCCCCCTGAGAGACTGCCAGCATACTGCTGTCTCATGGACACAGAAAACCCAGCAGCTGGCCTGGCAAGAAGTGTGCAACTAGCAGAGCTAGCCCATGCCAAGATGCTGAAGCCTGAGCCCAGGCCCCAAAAAGGGAAGTGAAAGCTCACTGTGATTTCCAATACCTGCGCTACATGGATATAAAAATACCTGGCTTAGCATGTGAGCCAGAAGGGAAACAGAGCAAACCTTAACTGCAGCTATAAGGCAAGAAACTTCGGAATCACTTAAAGCTCCAGTACCGCAATGTTCTTTTGTGTTAGGTCAAATAAATATTGGCAcagacagtgaaaacaaaaacactattaTGTCACTGTGCTGTTCTTGTTCTGTGTACAAACTGTATATCAGTGTCATTTCAAGGCTGACATGAAAGTGGACTGGCTTggctacaaacacacacgcatttGTTTTGTGACCCTGCAGGGACTTTACATTGACATACATTCATTTCCTGGAGACCTCAAAGCCACCACTTGCCAAATCTTAACCTTAAGCTGATCCCAACCCTAAATTATGTTGTCTCTTTAAAATTCTAAGACTTGCACGGTGGGAACGAGTGCTGGTTTCCCACAGCGAGACCTCAAAAGTGATAACAAAAGTGTAAACAGATTCCAGGCTCCACAATGTGGCAAACACTCACAGTCTctttcacacacccacacgGTCAGACAGATAGCACATGTGCAAGCCTCACAGCTGAAATGTGAGCCCACCCTTTGGTGTGTGACACAAGAAACTGGAGCTCAGGGGCAGAGAGCAAGGGAAGCAGGGAGATGTAGCTAATCTGGTAATaatgtctgctgctgctgctgctgctaactCTGCAAGTTCTGGAGAGCTATAGTTCGCCTGAGGAGCTGGGATGAGGATTTGGTGGCAGTGTGAGGGAATACAGAAAGTCTGTGGCCGTGCATCATGATAGAGGTACACGGTTGAATTGAAGGTGATGGAAAGGACCGAGGGTCTCTCTTGCAGGTTCAAGTGGCTCAAAGAAGGGGCCTCTAATGCGAAAATTGACACTTGCCAAAGTTAGGTATTCAGACAAAATGCCATTTACAATGAGGCCTGACCAAATATTGCCTTATTGAAGATATGTCTCTAAAAATAACTCTCTATACAGGAGGAACAATGCAATACAGatgcattttctaaaaataagaacgacaacaacaacaaaaaaaatgtggttaTCATTCTGTTTTCACATGTATATAAGAGAACCAGcgccaatgaaaaaaaaagaaaaggtaaattGCACTCATCCATCCCTTCATTGACTAGTAATGTAATGTCATAATTCTCAATTCAAATGTCCACAGACTGCACAAATTAATTATCTAATTGTGCTGAAAATTGTGAAGTGAGTAAAAGTAAATTACCTTTTATGCAAATTTAATTTTGTcaatctgaaataaatgtaggtctaagtaaaaagttgaaacCATTTCCTAATagtcaatacatttttaacgaatttttaataaatactaaGACCAAACAgcgtttttttaatattattttaactaaACCTAAATGGAAAATGAGTTTTAACCCATATACagtatcaaaataaaaaggaatttaaaGACGTAATAGAATAACCTTGGTCAAAACAGCTATAGTCAACATTTGCATTTCAACTATAGATCACTGTTAGCGGGTCATTGTGCTAACAGCCAACATCAGCTCCACTGCATCTCACGGAGCATTTTAGTGTAGATCATTTAGAtaattgctttaattttatAGACCACAACGTTATGGTCTTGTTGGTCACTGTTTTTGCACTGAGACAGCTGCAGCTAAAGAGcaaaaaagaccaaaatcaGAGCCTCAAGAGAATGAATTCCATTTGTTAGGTAAGTAACTTTATAACACCAAGACCTAAGACACATTTAGGGATTTTACTTGACCTAAACTTAATATAAATGTGCGTGATGGCCTAAAAGTAGTAATCAGTTGGGCTCATTCCCCCACAGCCCAACAAACAACCAGAGATGCGTTTTTGTATCCACACGTAAAGAAAACCTCAACTTTCGTTATTCAAGTAAGTGTGAAATGGCATTTTATTCAGTCTTGAGTGGCTTATCTCACCTCTCCAGCCACAAAGAACAGCAGCGGCATCTCCTCCTCCTTggctttgtactttgccatgaGCTTCTCTGCGATTGGTTGAATCAGTTCCTTGGCTGGCTccagctctccctcctcctcagcATCTGAACGCAGCAAGAAAGACACAGCCAAAGtacaaaagaaattataaaagaCACCTTGTGAGAGAAAGTAATGAAGGAGAGATGACTGGGTAACTATGTAGATGGTCTCAGTCCAGTGGACCTCAAAAGGTGCCACAGTGCTCTCACATTTGGGTTTCACTATGTACCATCTTTTCCTGACAATGTTCCAACAGTGACATTTAGTCCCTCACAACTGAACAACTGCTCTGcatttatgtctaaatcattttctgatgtttttcatAAACCTGCTCCATTTTGCTTCTTTGCATCTTCTGTATTAGCATATAAATAGATTCAATTTCCTACAGACCTTTCAACACTGGGAGAATTTTCCAGACTCTGACATTCAATATGTTCCGTATAAATGCCACTTCACGGGGAACGCATCCCAATGTCCCGCTGTCTACTCACCCACAAACAGGACGAGGCAGGGCCCCTCGTGGAGCTGCACGGCGTTGGACTCGCTGAGCTCGAGCACAGGCCGAGGGTGCCAAGGAAAGAGCCGACACTCTGGGTCATTGAGCACCTCCACGCGGCCCTGTCGCGTGATAATGTGACCGTCTGTGTCCAACAGAATCAGCGTGGGAATACCTggtgatgaagagaaaaaaggcGAGGATGCTGTGAAGGCAAGGAAAGGAAATGGGCAACAGCCTTGGGAGGTGGTTTGAGGCACTTCTGTGGAGTATCGCTTTGTGACGCAGACTGTTCCCTCTCCTCCTAACCAAAGTGTGATTTGGTTAGGAGGATAATTTTAGGCATTCCTGGCCTTTCACCACCCCTTTGTGACTCCACTTCGGATGTCTTTTACATCAGACCTTTGCAAAAACTGAAACCATCTGCCAGCAAACCGATCACATGAGTCAGTATATTCCTGTCTGCGCATGTGAACTGAAGTTAACCGACACGGGGCCAATGCGAGCTGCAGGAGAGGGGCAGTGTCGACTCGTTCACCGTGCATTCCTCGCATTCTTTTCCAGGAGAGGTCGAGAGCCAGCTCTCGCTAACTTAATCCACAGGCCTCCGCACTTACATGGAGGACGGACTCAGGAGAAAAGAACGAGGCACGGAGGTAGAGGCGTAGCACTTCCGCAGTGAACAGGACAGTAAACCTGATAACCAGGGCTCATTCCTTTGGCTGCAGGGCAATCAGTGCTGCTGTTTGCCAGAGAGAGAGCTGCCAGCCCTTGTGATAGTGTTTATGTATGTGACAAACTACCCAGTCCTTTCAGCTCGAAGAGGTTTTGAAGAGGTTACCTTGTATCCCATAGAGTCTGTTAAGTCGTGATCGTCGAGCCTCATCTGAATATGGCACCGCCAACCAGGGCATTTCGCTGAAATACTGCTTGAAGGACTCCTCTGACCTGGAAGGGTTGGACAGTGGTTTAGATTGTCAGCCGACTGAGACGATTGACCTATTTGTGCTCTTCcagacacaaacagatgtgCGTCACAATAAATATGACCTCTTTTAATGTACTGGCACACTCACCTGTCAGCGCTGACAAAAACGATCTCAAACTTCTGACCCGACTCTTTGACAGTCCGATACGATTCCACCAAGACCCGGGTCAAACTGCGGCACGGTGGGCACTAAGACACAAGAGACAGCACAAGAATGTTAAGGGAAGTAAATATACTGTGCAAAGTGACAAATGACAGGTTATTAAAGCAGTTTCCATTGTTTGGGGTATTTAACAGCACTCTCTCTGGGACATCTTTCAACAAACTAGTAATAATCTTGTGTTTTGCATCCAGCTTCTTTCAAACTAAAACCTGGACCTCTCAAAACCCTAATCCTGCTGTAATACTGTAGCTTGAGAAAGTATTTGTTATCCAGGGAGAGACGCAGTGGCATGGCTGGCATTAAGATGACATCAGAGTGCTATGGCAGCAAGAAGATAAACAGACCAGTCTTACTTCCAACCGTTCTCATGTTCTACGTATGTGCTGTGCGtattttcttatgttttaaaatacaaacactcgGTCTGAACTTCACACATAAAGATATTTGGAAAAGTTGGAAATACTATTAATATTAAGAGATGTCCCAGTATCACTATTTTCtggactgagtacaagtacttccATTTGAGTACTTGCTGATACAAAGTGCTGATatgagtagaaaaaaaaaaatgtgtgcttCTAGTATGTACTAGTACTTATTACACAGTAAAACCTCCATCTATCCACTGCACAGTTAAAATGAAGagagacactgacagacacTGCAGGTCCAAATAGCATATGTGTTCATTTTTTCTCAGTCAATTATTTGGActattatgtaaaaaaacaaaaatttttttgcacattccatgtagattaaattatattaagtTCCTATAAAGGCAAAGTGAATTTTTATCCTT is a window encoding:
- the nxn gene encoding nucleoredoxin isoform X2 — encoded protein: MKLWNKYKVTSIPSLVFVDAATGKVVCRNGLLVVRDDPKGLEFPWGPKPFAEVVAGPLLRNNRQTADSSSLEGHFVGVYFSAHWCPPCRSLTRVLVESYRTVKESGQKFEIVFVSADRSEESFKQYFSEMPWLAVPYSDEARRSRLNRLYGIQGIPTLILLDTDGHIITRQGRVEVLNDPECRLFPWHPRPVLELSESNAVQLHEGPCLVLFVDAEEEGELEPAKELIQPIAEKLMAKYKAKEEEMPLLFFVAGEDDMTDSLRDYTNLPEAAPLLTILDMSARAKYVRDVEEITPAVVEQFVSDFLAEKLKPDPI